Proteins encoded within one genomic window of Deinococcus depolymerans:
- a CDS encoding 2Fe-2S iron-sulfur cluster-binding protein, translating to MTQTFTVQVAGFGEIEAGSGERLVRALERGGVDILHRCGGVARCTTCRVTFEEGEPDAMTAAEFDKLSEKGLLGQARLSCQIECAPGMSVTPLQTEASSGLERGKAPAEQIEPDPVWTTRPGASTEG from the coding sequence ATGACGCAGACGTTCACGGTGCAGGTGGCGGGATTCGGAGAGATCGAGGCGGGCAGCGGCGAGCGGCTGGTGCGGGCGCTGGAACGGGGCGGCGTGGACATCCTGCACCGCTGCGGCGGCGTGGCGCGCTGCACGACCTGCCGCGTGACCTTCGAGGAGGGGGAACCGGACGCCATGACCGCCGCCGAGTTCGACAAGCTGAGCGAGAAGGGCCTGCTGGGTCAGGCGCGGCTGTCCTGCCAGATCGAGTGCGCGCCGGGCATGAGCGTCACGCCCCTGCAGACCGAGGCGAGCAGCGGCCTGGAGCGCGGCAAGGCGCCCGCCGAGCAGATCGAACCCGACCCGGTCTGGACCACCCGGCCCGGCGCGTCCACCGAGGGCTGA
- a CDS encoding adenine deaminase C-terminal domain-containing protein: MRGLDRRRLVRVARGEEPGDLLVRGAQVVQPATREVFGADVLVADGRIAALGSGFQAARVVEARGAFLAPGFIDAHVHIESSLLTPAGFAGAVLGRGTTGVVAEPHELVNVLGAGGLEWMLEAGRTSGLRVWGSAPSCVPASPFEAGGAVVDAAATARMLRVPGVLGLAEMMNYPGVLGGSGDVWEVLEAGRASGLRLDGHASGVRGRDLMGYAAAGLHSDHEATTPDEARERLRAGLWLMVREGSAARNLEALLPVLLERPRRAMLVSDDVSVDELLELGHLDRLLRMCVAGGLHPADAVALVTCNPAEYWGLHEFGLVAPGYHADFVLLRDLSDFGVLETFVGGQEARAGTVTPPLPGGGVTLGAGWDAATFDVPGHWPVMQVSASQITTGVGEPGSGDARLVVADRYGRGEWSACLTSGTGMDGGTLGISVLHDAHHAAFLGGTDADVRAAGRALEAMGGGVVVVSGGEVRASLPLPFAGLMTDRPPAEAAARLGEVTAACRALGCRLPYPVTTLSFLGLTVIPALKLTPRGLLDVNAWAYLP; encoded by the coding sequence ATGCGTGGCCTGGATCGCCGCCGTCTGGTGCGGGTGGCGCGTGGTGAGGAACCGGGGGACCTGCTGGTGCGGGGCGCGCAGGTGGTGCAGCCGGCCACGCGCGAGGTGTTCGGGGCGGACGTGCTCGTCGCGGACGGGCGGATCGCGGCGCTGGGGTCGGGCTTTCAGGCGGCGCGGGTCGTTGAGGCGCGCGGGGCGTTCCTCGCGCCGGGCTTCATCGACGCTCACGTGCACATCGAGTCGAGTCTGCTGACCCCGGCGGGCTTCGCGGGCGCGGTGCTGGGGCGCGGCACGACGGGCGTGGTGGCCGAACCGCATGAACTGGTGAACGTGCTGGGTGCCGGCGGCCTGGAGTGGATGCTGGAGGCGGGGCGCACGTCGGGCCTGCGGGTGTGGGGGTCGGCGCCGTCGTGCGTGCCGGCCAGTCCGTTCGAGGCGGGTGGCGCGGTCGTGGACGCGGCGGCCACCGCGCGGATGCTGCGCGTGCCGGGCGTGCTGGGCCTGGCCGAGATGATGAACTACCCCGGCGTGCTGGGCGGCAGCGGGGACGTGTGGGAGGTGCTGGAGGCGGGGCGGGCGTCGGGCCTGCGGCTGGACGGGCACGCGTCGGGCGTGCGGGGGCGGGACCTGATGGGGTACGCGGCGGCGGGCCTGCACTCGGATCACGAGGCGACCACGCCCGACGAGGCCCGCGAGCGCCTGCGGGCCGGGCTGTGGCTGATGGTCCGTGAGGGCTCGGCGGCGCGGAATCTGGAGGCGCTGCTGCCGGTGCTGCTGGAACGCCCCCGGCGGGCGATGCTGGTCAGTGACGACGTGAGCGTGGACGAACTGCTGGAGCTGGGTCACCTGGACCGGCTGCTGCGGATGTGCGTGGCGGGCGGGCTGCACCCGGCGGACGCCGTGGCCCTGGTGACCTGCAACCCGGCCGAGTACTGGGGCCTGCATGAGTTCGGGCTGGTCGCGCCGGGGTACCACGCGGATTTCGTGCTGCTGCGGGACCTGTCGGACTTCGGGGTGCTGGAGACCTTCGTGGGCGGGCAGGAGGCGCGGGCCGGGACGGTCACGCCGCCGCTGCCGGGTGGGGGCGTGACCCTGGGGGCCGGGTGGGACGCGGCGACGTTTGACGTGCCGGGGCACTGGCCGGTCATGCAGGTCAGCGCGTCGCAGATCACGACCGGGGTGGGCGAGCCGGGCAGCGGGGACGCGCGGCTGGTCGTCGCGGACCGCTACGGGCGGGGCGAGTGGTCGGCGTGCCTGACCTCCGGCACCGGCATGGACGGGGGGACGCTGGGCATCAGCGTGCTGCACGACGCGCACCACGCGGCGTTCCTGGGCGGCACGGACGCGGACGTGCGGGCCGCCGGGCGGGCGCTGGAGGCGATGGGGGGCGGCGTGGTGGTCGTGTCGGGCGGCGAGGTGCGGGCCAGTCTGCCGCTGCCGTTCGCGGGCCTGATGACCGACCGGCCGCCGGCCGAGGCGGCCGCGCGGCTGGGCGAGGTGACAGCGGCGTGCCGGGCGCTGGGCTGCCGCCTGCCGTACCCGGTGACCACCCTGAGTTTCCTGGGCCTGACCGTGATTCCGGCGCTGAAGCTCACGCCGCGCGGCCTGCTGGACGTGAACGCCTGGGCGTACCTGCCCTGA
- a CDS encoding sensor domain-containing diguanylate cyclase, protein MALWSDRQGSEQTVKSQAQGALEQLARVASENVAGYLQFASQIVQVNRANMASGLLSADDAAGQLLNFQALLTSVPQLNGVLVGHSDGRFVFLRRDGPDSLGRFSRVIEVRPERRVLTSTYDARGVLTGQSAQADPYDPRERPWYRQAQAAAGHVVWTDPYVFASSGQPGVTVASALSTPGGAVVIGADVQLRQLAEFLQDVQISANGRAFVTDERGHAIATSRAWPGEASAGSIPLLRDVADPALRALLDREARPALAPGTHWYDVSGQQFAAVIRPVEVQPGVTWMIGVYAPTTDFTSGLGGNRRPLIFVLLVSLIGSLLAWPVVLRATRPLVELQRQATTDYLTGLPNRASFVAQLEESLRGGGAGALGLAVFDLDGFKAVNDTFGHHAGDEVLHAVGARMLAALRAGDTLGRLGGDEFALLVQATSREEVRLRVEGVLEAVARRPVVVDGVAHALASTAGLAFLDLHEGTLSSGQWLARADTALIRGKRRGKGRVWVEGEVTMPTLFR, encoded by the coding sequence GTGGCCCTCTGGAGCGACCGGCAGGGGTCCGAACAGACCGTCAAGTCCCAGGCGCAGGGGGCGCTGGAGCAACTGGCGCGGGTCGCGTCCGAGAACGTCGCCGGGTACCTCCAGTTCGCGTCGCAGATCGTGCAGGTCAACCGCGCGAACATGGCCAGCGGCCTGCTCAGCGCCGACGACGCGGCCGGGCAACTCCTGAACTTCCAGGCGCTGCTAACCAGCGTGCCGCAACTGAACGGCGTGCTGGTCGGCCACAGCGACGGCCGCTTCGTGTTCCTGCGCCGCGACGGCCCGGACAGCCTGGGGCGCTTCTCCCGCGTGATCGAGGTCCGCCCGGAACGGCGCGTGCTGACCAGCACCTACGACGCGCGGGGCGTCCTGACCGGCCAGTCGGCGCAGGCGGACCCGTACGACCCGCGCGAGCGGCCCTGGTACCGGCAGGCGCAGGCGGCCGCCGGGCATGTCGTCTGGACCGACCCGTACGTGTTCGCGTCGTCCGGGCAGCCGGGCGTGACGGTCGCGTCGGCCCTGTCCACGCCGGGCGGCGCGGTCGTGATCGGCGCGGACGTGCAGCTGCGGCAGCTCGCCGAGTTCCTGCAGGACGTGCAGATCAGCGCGAACGGACGGGCGTTCGTCACGGACGAGCGCGGGCACGCCATCGCCACCTCGCGCGCGTGGCCCGGCGAGGCCAGTGCGGGCAGCATCCCGCTGCTGCGGGACGTGGCCGACCCGGCGCTGCGGGCGCTGCTGGACCGGGAGGCGCGCCCCGCCCTCGCGCCGGGCACGCACTGGTACGACGTGTCCGGGCAGCAGTTCGCCGCCGTGATCCGCCCGGTCGAGGTGCAGCCTGGCGTGACCTGGATGATCGGCGTGTACGCCCCCACCACGGACTTCACGTCGGGCCTCGGCGGCAACCGGCGCCCGCTGATCTTCGTGCTGCTGGTCAGCCTGATCGGCAGTCTGCTGGCGTGGCCGGTCGTGCTGCGCGCCACGCGCCCGCTGGTCGAGCTGCAGCGGCAGGCGACCACCGATTACCTGACGGGCCTGCCCAACCGCGCGAGTTTCGTGGCGCAGCTCGAGGAGTCGCTGCGCGGAGGGGGTGCCGGGGCGCTGGGACTGGCCGTGTTCGATCTGGACGGCTTCAAGGCCGTGAACGACACCTTCGGGCACCACGCGGGCGACGAGGTGCTGCACGCCGTGGGCGCGCGGATGCTCGCGGCGCTGCGGGCCGGTGACACGCTGGGCCGGCTGGGCGGCGACGAGTTCGCGCTGCTGGTGCAGGCCACGTCCCGCGAGGAGGTCCGCCTGCGCGTCGAGGGCGTACTGGAGGCCGTCGCACGCCGCCCGGTCGTCGTGGACGGCGTGGCGCACGCGCTGGCCTCCACGGCCGGACTGGCGTTCCTGGACCTGCACGAGGGCACCCTGAGCAGCGGTCAGTGGCTGGCGCGGGCCGATACCGCCCTGATCCGCGGCAAGCGGCGCGGCAAGGGCCGCGTGTGGGTGGAGGGCGAGGTCACCATGCCCACCCTGTTCCGCTGA
- the mltG gene encoding endolytic transglycosylase MltG, whose product MTRPARRGLPSWARALLVLLLLALLAAGGAALYLQSLLGPAGGAAFTLEVKPGDTLGGVARTLQQKGVVKNADALRFLMRRNGTAGSLKEGLYDLNGQMTAAQVAEKLAGPARIPTISVTIPEGRRVKDLPGIFQKAGFDGAAILKVLKDTRLSRHAGTQPNLEGFVFPATYEFRPAETPQRIVQSMVRRMEAEFTPANVAAARALGLGVRDWVILASMVQAEAANDAEMPIIAGVFLNRLRDGIALGSDPTVAYGLGKDLPQLDRSAGDFTRDTPYSTYTRLGLPAGPINNPGQAALLAVLNPERKMSDGRDAVYFLHGLNGKIYVNHDYAAHLRDVARYR is encoded by the coding sequence GTGACCCGCCCCGCGCGGCGCGGCCTGCCCAGCTGGGCGCGGGCGCTGCTGGTCCTGCTGCTGCTGGCGCTGCTGGCGGCGGGCGGCGCGGCGCTGTACCTGCAGTCGCTGCTGGGCCCGGCGGGCGGCGCGGCGTTCACGCTGGAAGTGAAGCCGGGCGACACGCTGGGCGGCGTGGCCCGCACGCTGCAGCAAAAGGGCGTCGTGAAGAACGCGGACGCGCTGCGTTTCCTGATGCGGCGCAACGGCACGGCCGGCAGCCTGAAAGAGGGACTGTACGACCTGAACGGGCAGATGACGGCCGCGCAGGTCGCGGAGAAACTGGCCGGCCCGGCCCGCATTCCGACCATATCCGTCACCATTCCGGAGGGTCGGCGCGTGAAGGACCTGCCGGGCATCTTCCAGAAGGCCGGCTTCGACGGGGCGGCCATCCTGAAGGTCCTGAAGGACACCCGGCTCAGCCGGCACGCGGGCACGCAGCCGAACCTGGAGGGCTTCGTGTTTCCTGCCACGTACGAGTTCCGGCCCGCGGAAACCCCGCAGCGGATCGTGCAGAGCATGGTGCGGCGCATGGAGGCCGAATTCACGCCTGCGAACGTGGCGGCCGCCAGGGCCCTGGGTCTGGGCGTGCGTGACTGGGTGATCCTGGCGAGCATGGTGCAGGCCGAGGCCGCCAACGACGCCGAGATGCCCATCATTGCCGGCGTGTTCCTGAACCGCCTGCGCGACGGCATCGCGCTCGGCAGCGATCCCACCGTGGCGTACGGGCTGGGTAAGGACCTGCCACAGCTGGACCGCAGCGCCGGGGATTTCACGCGCGACACGCCGTACTCCACGTACACCCGCCTGGGCCTGCCGGCCGGGCCGATCAACAACCCCGGTCAGGCGGCGCTGCTGGCCGTCCTGAACCCCGAGCGCAAGATGAGCGACGGCCGGGACGCCGTGTACTTCCTGCACGGCCTGAACGGGAAGATCTACGTGAACCACGATTACGCCGCGCACCTGCGGGACGTGGCCCGCTACCGCTGA
- a CDS encoding molybdopterin-dependent oxidoreductase — translation MLPDKSRLIPGFILMAVTLVTVDPARAGSSKSTRAAFTYVQGAATPFPASAGEPVLLTLQGRHPERLTLRQLRALPAVRYTTTQPQLQETFEYQGVPLRDLARRGQFDGQDIRVTADDGFIAIIRASDYQQFPVMLAYQANGRPIPDLKKGPLTIVFPPDPNRFPVRTYGSQWAWYVTSVGPR, via the coding sequence GTGCTCCCGGACAAGTCACGCCTTATTCCCGGCTTCATCCTGATGGCCGTGACCCTCGTCACGGTGGATCCGGCCAGGGCCGGCAGTTCCAAGAGCACCCGCGCGGCCTTCACGTACGTTCAGGGCGCCGCCACGCCCTTTCCGGCCAGCGCCGGCGAGCCGGTCCTGCTGACCCTGCAGGGCCGCCACCCGGAACGCCTCACGCTGCGGCAACTGCGGGCCCTGCCCGCCGTGCGCTACACCACCACGCAACCGCAACTGCAGGAGACCTTCGAGTACCAGGGCGTGCCGCTGCGGGACCTCGCCCGGCGCGGCCAGTTCGACGGGCAGGACATCCGCGTGACGGCCGACGACGGCTTCATCGCCATCATCCGCGCCAGCGACTACCAGCAGTTCCCGGTCATGCTCGCCTACCAGGCGAACGGCCGGCCCATCCCGGACCTGAAGAAGGGTCCGCTGACCATCGTGTTCCCCCCGGACCCCAACCGCTTTCCCGTCCGCACATACGGCAGCCAGTGGGCCTGGTACGTGACCAGCGTCGGCCCCCGCTGA
- a CDS encoding ATP-binding protein, with amino-acid sequence MPDADHAALDLPSLLTLLERTKLEPQEVANIAAERLEQARAQGNQPAEQLLLVTLGRASIYLVQPALARLQLDEALQLAGPDAEQRARALTHKLDLFIVHGETDTLDGDYAQLVQTFDALSHVEEKVSALILMAGVQFYREDIPAALDLFKQVEAISTEQNYQTGIGRATSNIGFIEYHNGNYAVALARYRKCLAVLGPRPEVEAMIALIFKALGQLERALPIHKRLTESLSLNSLNATEMMIVANFADTLYRAGQHEEAIAVIERFGLTDTPVERTRAALHDTLGHSHAALGRPVEARRFFTSSIEIYDRLTEGEEIAWPILGLAELELEHDPALALAHASRALALLERPNSNRSYRSRALQVLSRVHAACGDYRQAYSFAEQHRTFQAELDREAERQRLDVALAELEFERAQAIADIQRTALGQARGEVAALHAHLEARVQQRTQELQAANEELSAFAWSLSHYLRTPMQLVMGHTELLVRVPEEERAVHADAVAQSIGRMSEMLDGLLRYAERHLKPLESLPVALAGLIQEAWTELALGDRVQLVVNPLPVVRGDAAALRLVFRNLLANAAQHSRDREGARVVVRATLEQGMHVIEVRDNGVGFDPEAAQRLFRVFSQLPAGQSFEGLGLGLADVWRVVIAHGGHVRTEGRPGEGASFFVSLPATPELVLGAPTSVSA; translated from the coding sequence ATGCCTGACGCCGATCACGCCGCCCTCGACCTGCCCTCCCTGCTGACGCTGCTGGAGCGGACGAAACTGGAGCCGCAGGAGGTCGCGAACATCGCCGCAGAGCGGCTGGAACAGGCCAGGGCGCAGGGCAATCAGCCGGCCGAGCAGCTCCTCCTGGTCACCCTGGGCAGGGCCAGCATTTACCTGGTCCAGCCCGCGCTGGCGCGGCTGCAGCTGGACGAAGCGCTGCAGCTGGCCGGCCCGGACGCCGAACAGCGTGCGCGGGCACTGACGCACAAGCTGGACCTGTTCATCGTGCACGGCGAGACGGACACCCTGGACGGGGATTACGCGCAGCTGGTTCAGACCTTCGATGCGCTCTCGCACGTTGAGGAGAAGGTGTCCGCTTTGATCCTGATGGCCGGCGTTCAATTCTACCGTGAGGACATTCCGGCCGCACTCGATCTTTTCAAGCAAGTCGAGGCCATCTCGACCGAGCAGAATTATCAGACCGGAATTGGCAGGGCCACTTCTAATATAGGTTTCATTGAGTATCACAATGGGAATTACGCAGTCGCCCTCGCCCGTTACAGGAAATGCCTAGCTGTACTGGGACCTCGACCGGAAGTAGAGGCCATGATTGCCCTGATCTTCAAAGCGTTAGGGCAACTGGAGCGGGCTCTGCCCATCCACAAACGCCTTACAGAAAGTCTCTCACTCAATTCACTCAACGCGACCGAGATGATGATAGTGGCAAACTTTGCCGATACTCTCTACCGCGCCGGTCAGCATGAGGAGGCCATTGCAGTGATCGAGCGCTTCGGCCTGACCGACACGCCGGTGGAGCGGACACGCGCCGCCCTGCACGACACGCTGGGGCACTCGCACGCCGCGCTGGGCCGCCCGGTCGAGGCCCGCCGCTTCTTCACGTCCAGCATCGAGATCTACGACCGCCTGACCGAGGGCGAGGAGATCGCCTGGCCGATCCTGGGCCTCGCGGAACTGGAACTGGAACACGACCCGGCGCTGGCGCTCGCCCATGCCAGTCGGGCGCTGGCGCTGCTGGAACGGCCCAATTCAAACCGCTCGTACCGTTCGCGGGCGCTGCAAGTCCTGTCGAGAGTGCATGCCGCCTGCGGTGATTACCGGCAGGCGTACAGTTTTGCCGAGCAGCACCGCACCTTCCAGGCCGAGCTGGACCGGGAGGCCGAGCGGCAGCGTCTGGACGTGGCCCTGGCGGAACTGGAGTTCGAGCGTGCCCAGGCCATCGCGGATATACAACGGACGGCGCTGGGGCAGGCGCGCGGCGAGGTCGCGGCGCTGCACGCCCACCTGGAGGCGCGGGTGCAGCAGCGCACGCAGGAGCTGCAGGCGGCGAACGAGGAACTGAGCGCGTTCGCGTGGTCGCTCAGCCATTACCTGCGGACGCCCATGCAGCTGGTGATGGGGCACACGGAGTTGCTGGTGCGCGTACCGGAGGAAGAACGGGCCGTTCATGCGGACGCGGTCGCGCAGTCCATCGGGCGCATGTCGGAGATGCTCGACGGCCTGCTGCGTTACGCCGAACGGCACCTGAAACCGCTGGAGTCGCTGCCGGTCGCGCTGGCCGGCCTGATTCAGGAGGCCTGGACGGAACTGGCGCTGGGTGACCGGGTGCAGCTGGTGGTCAACCCCCTGCCGGTCGTGCGGGGTGACGCGGCGGCCCTGCGGCTGGTGTTCCGGAATCTGCTGGCGAACGCCGCGCAGCATTCCCGGGACCGGGAGGGAGCGCGGGTGGTGGTGCGGGCCACGCTGGAGCAGGGCATGCACGTGATCGAGGTGCGCGACAACGGGGTGGGATTCGATCCGGAGGCGGCGCAGCGGCTGTTCCGGGTGTTCAGCCAGTTGCCGGCCGGGCAATCGTTCGAGGGGCTGGGGTTGGGCCTGGCGGACGTGTGGCGCGTGGTGATCGCACACGGCGGGCACGTGCGGACGGAGGGCAGGCCCGGGGAGGGCGCGTCGTTCTTCGTGTCCCTGCCGGCCACGCCCGAACTTGTGCTGGGTGCGCCGACCAGCGTCAGCGCCTGA
- a CDS encoding sugar kinase, whose product MTDRNPLVSLGDLTWDVLAKPDTMLLPGGDSTGRIELSGGGSAANLAVWASRAGYPARFAGKIGQDRFGELATAELRAEGVGADVVLSAEHPTGVILGLIDRRGQRAMLTGQGADWELLPGELPLDTLRRAGHLHLTAWSLFRDPPRGAALHAAQVAKAAGATLSLDPGSFQMIQQMGRETFLRVLEDVPFDVFFPNDDEARAMSGHADRHAAMDWFRAHYPRALIVMKLDEDGVLIEGPGQARVAVAATQDRAVDATGAGDSFGGAFLAGWLTHGDAVRAADLAVQVGGWVVARFGARPPADDDLRGRLARHGVTTGGEA is encoded by the coding sequence ATGACTGACCGTAACCCTCTTGTTTCGCTGGGTGACCTGACCTGGGACGTCCTGGCGAAACCCGACACCATGCTGCTTCCGGGCGGCGACAGCACCGGCCGCATCGAACTGTCCGGCGGGGGCAGCGCCGCGAACCTGGCGGTGTGGGCCAGCCGGGCCGGGTATCCTGCGCGGTTCGCCGGGAAGATCGGCCAGGACCGCTTCGGTGAGCTGGCAACCGCCGAACTGCGGGCCGAGGGCGTCGGCGCGGACGTCGTCCTGAGCGCCGAGCATCCGACCGGCGTGATCCTGGGCCTGATCGACCGGCGTGGCCAGCGGGCCATGCTGACCGGCCAGGGCGCCGACTGGGAACTGCTGCCCGGCGAACTGCCGCTGGACACGCTGCGCCGGGCGGGGCACCTGCACCTGACCGCCTGGAGTCTGTTCCGTGACCCGCCGCGCGGGGCGGCGCTGCACGCCGCGCAGGTCGCCAAGGCCGCGGGCGCGACCCTGAGCCTGGACCCCGGCAGTTTCCAGATGATCCAGCAGATGGGCCGCGAGACCTTCCTGCGGGTGCTGGAGGACGTGCCGTTCGACGTGTTCTTCCCGAACGACGACGAGGCGCGCGCCATGAGCGGTCACGCGGACCGGCACGCCGCGATGGACTGGTTCCGCGCGCACTACCCGCGGGCCCTGATCGTCATGAAGCTCGACGAGGACGGCGTGCTGATCGAGGGTCCCGGTCAGGCGCGGGTGGCGGTCGCCGCCACGCAGGACCGCGCCGTGGACGCCACGGGCGCCGGGGACTCGTTCGGCGGGGCCTTCCTGGCCGGCTGGCTCACGCACGGGGACGCCGTGCGCGCCGCGGACCTGGCGGTACAGGTGGGCGGCTGGGTCGTCGCGCGGTTCGGGGCGCGGCCCCCGGCGGACGACGACCTGCGCGGCCGGCTGGCCCGTCACGGCGTGACCACCGGCGGTGAGGCGTGA
- a CDS encoding DUF421 domain-containing protein, producing MSAEVIPFDWARMLLGDTPPLFLLEIVFRTAVIFLWLVFLLRVTGKRGLAQLSPLELAIVIGLGSAAGDPMFYPEVPLLHAMLVLTLVVGLQRLLSHLVIRSERVETFIEGVPVELVRRGVLSGEALRRANLSREDLFERLRAQGVRQLGEVQRAYFEQDGNLTVFTHPHDPPPGLPVVPPWDLEPPRVIQPGEAYHGPLACLGCGDLHGTPDPLGGQQEDAGQLALTTDRPVCACGSDRWTPATTDPLRDEGAPRSTPAAPPARDGGGRGPGAGPPG from the coding sequence GTGAGCGCCGAGGTGATTCCCTTCGACTGGGCGCGGATGCTGCTGGGCGACACGCCCCCGCTGTTCCTGCTGGAGATCGTGTTCCGCACCGCCGTGATCTTCCTGTGGCTGGTGTTCCTGCTGCGCGTGACCGGCAAGCGCGGCCTGGCGCAGCTCAGCCCGCTGGAACTCGCCATCGTGATCGGGCTGGGCTCGGCGGCCGGCGACCCGATGTTCTACCCGGAAGTGCCGCTGCTGCACGCCATGCTGGTCCTGACCCTGGTGGTGGGCCTGCAGCGGCTGCTGTCGCACCTCGTGATCCGCAGCGAACGGGTCGAGACGTTCATCGAGGGCGTGCCGGTCGAACTGGTCCGGCGCGGCGTCCTGAGCGGCGAGGCGCTGCGACGCGCCAACCTGAGCCGCGAGGATCTGTTCGAACGTCTGCGCGCCCAGGGCGTACGGCAGCTGGGCGAGGTGCAGCGCGCGTACTTCGAACAGGACGGCAACCTGACCGTCTTCACGCACCCGCACGATCCGCCGCCCGGCCTGCCCGTGGTGCCCCCCTGGGACCTGGAACCGCCCCGCGTCATCCAGCCCGGCGAGGCGTACCACGGTCCCCTGGCCTGCCTGGGCTGCGGCGACCTGCACGGGACGCCGGACCCGCTGGGCGGCCAGCAGGAAGACGCCGGGCAGCTCGCGCTCACCACGGACCGGCCGGTGTGCGCCTGCGGCAGCGACCGCTGGACGCCCGCCACCACCGACCCGTTGCGTGACGAGGGCGCCCCCCGGTCGACCCCGGCCGCGCCGCCGGCGCGCGATGGGGGTGGCCGCGGCCCCGGTGCCGGACCGCCCGGCTAA
- a CDS encoding HAMP domain-containing sensor histidine kinase: MTAPEQTHPTQGSARRHRTERRVLGFLLRREDLLLALLPSLISIILLIVSFLPAFRILNNPETTWTGYNYQGFLNRVQQYARASSNPRSTLAERQKIRRWILSDIQTAQRQLTNGHPDSQFAQLRERERDAGVHLADVAPLIRSGRAEDTERAVRIAEQLNAAAHTHLNGVRFQLARTLHFMRITMLFTALLSGTLGTWLILRALNAARREQEAREAREAQHRQALSMATHELRRPLQALLLSTDALRGTENLRAREKILRLIEDHAAQLAVRTDLERLELMYVNIEPRPERTDLGGLIARLETDRVRTRRPASPVHVQTDPNHLQQVLENLIENAQRYSDDAILVTLDPATPERGPMIRVLDNGPGLSSDLLERVFEVGFRKPGSPHRDGRGLGLPIARRYATANGAQLTLHSPDGGGLEARIVFPAPPDTVPEGPQVPA; encoded by the coding sequence GTGACCGCCCCCGAGCAGACCCACCCAACCCAGGGCAGTGCCCGCCGCCACCGCACGGAACGGCGGGTCCTGGGCTTCCTGCTGCGCCGCGAGGACCTTCTGCTGGCCCTGCTGCCCAGCCTGATCTCCATCATCCTGCTGATCGTGTCCTTCCTGCCCGCCTTCCGCATCCTGAACAACCCCGAAACCACCTGGACCGGCTACAACTACCAGGGCTTCCTGAACCGCGTGCAGCAGTACGCACGCGCCAGCAGCAACCCGCGCAGCACCCTGGCCGAACGCCAGAAGATCCGCCGCTGGATCCTCTCGGACATCCAGACCGCGCAGCGGCAACTCACCAACGGTCACCCCGACAGCCAGTTCGCTCAGCTGCGCGAACGTGAACGCGACGCCGGCGTTCACCTCGCGGACGTCGCGCCCCTCATCAGGAGCGGCCGCGCCGAGGACACCGAGCGGGCCGTCCGTATCGCCGAACAGCTGAACGCCGCCGCGCACACCCACCTGAACGGCGTGCGCTTCCAGCTGGCACGCACCCTGCACTTCATGCGGATCACGATGCTCTTCACGGCGCTCCTGAGCGGCACGCTCGGCACCTGGCTGATCCTGCGCGCCCTGAACGCCGCGCGGCGGGAACAGGAGGCCCGCGAGGCCCGCGAGGCCCAGCACCGGCAGGCGCTCAGCATGGCCACCCACGAACTCCGCCGCCCCCTGCAGGCCCTGCTGCTCTCCACCGACGCCCTGCGCGGCACCGAGAACCTCCGCGCCCGCGAGAAGATCCTGCGCCTGATCGAGGATCACGCCGCCCAGCTGGCCGTCCGCACCGACCTGGAACGCCTGGAACTGATGTACGTCAACATCGAACCCCGCCCCGAACGGACCGACCTGGGCGGCCTGATCGCACGCCTCGAAACGGACCGCGTCCGCACGCGCCGCCCCGCCAGCCCCGTTCACGTGCAGACCGACCCCAACCACCTGCAACAGGTGCTGGAGAACCTGATCGAGAACGCCCAGCGGTACTCGGACGACGCCATCCTGGTCACACTCGACCCGGCCACCCCGGAACGCGGCCCCATGATCCGCGTGCTGGACAACGGCCCCGGCCTGAGCAGCGACCTGCTGGAACGCGTCTTCGAGGTCGGTTTCCGCAAACCCGGCAGCCCGCACCGCGACGGGCGGGGCCTGGGCCTGCCCATCGCGCGCCGCTACGCCACGGCCAACGGCGCGCAGCTCACCCTGCACTCCCCGGATGGGGGGGGCCTGGAAGCCCGCATCGTCTTCCCTGCCCCGCCGGACACCGTCCCGGAGGGCCCGCAGGTTCCCGCGTGA